Part of the Acidobacteriota bacterium genome, TTGCGTGAGATCGGGGCTTCCCGCGCCGTCGTCCGGCGTCCCGACCGCCAGGATGATGACGCGCGTGCCGGCGACGCCGTCCTTCAGCCGATGCGAAAACCGCAGGCGGCCGGCGGCGACATTGTGGTGCACCAGCTCGGAGGCGCCGGGCTCGTGAAACGGGAGCGCGCCGCGGCAGAGCCCTTCGATCCGGTCCGCGTCCGCATCGACGCACGTCACCGTGTGCCCGAAGTCGGCCAGGCACGCGCCCGTGACCAGTCCGACGTATCCCGCGCCGATCACCCCCACATTCATGCGGCCCCCGCTCTTACGGCTGCGAGCCCCACCGCGGCACTGACCGTGTCGAACCGGAATTCCGCCAGCAGGCGGCGCAGGCGGGACTCGGTCCGGTGAAGGTTTCGATAATGGCGAAGGCGCGACAGCCAGGGCGCCGCGAACCTGGGCTGCGCCGGATCGATCTCCCACGGGTGCACGTAAAACACGGCGGGCTTCCGCTCGACCAGATTGAGGCGGCGAATGCCGAACGACGTCCAGGCGTACGGCAGCATGCGGAAGTATCCGCCCCCGCCGATGGGAAGATTGACGGCGCCGCAGCGGATCGTCGACCCGGGCACCTCGAGGAGCGTGCCGCCGGGGCGCCGGACCGTGTGAGGATGCCGCGGCGCCGAGGGCAGGCCGTAGCGATCGTGATGGATCGGAAACACACTGGCGTCGTAGACGAACCCTTCTTCGATCAGGATGTCCAGCGCCCATAGCGAAGCCGCGGTCACCGAGTAGCTCGGCGCGCGGTACCCGAGAACCGGCATCGAAGCCGCGGATTCGATCGCGTACCGCGACCGCCGCACGTCCGCGCGGAATTCCTCCGGCGTCATCGCGTAAATCAGGCGGTGCGAATAACCGTGCGACGCCAGCTCGTGCCCCGCGGCGGCGATGCGGCGGATCAGGGCGGGGAATCGCTCGGCCACCCACCCGAGGACGAAGAAGGTCGCGCGCACGCGGTGGTCTGCAAACATCCGCAGCAGCCGATCCGTGTTGGCGCAGACGCGGCTTTCGAGCCGGTCCCACTGGTGCCGGCCCACCACGTCGTCGAACGCGCTGACCTGGAAGTAGTCCTCGACGTCCACCGTCATGGCGTTGGTCACGCCCGTCGCCTGCGAGTGCATTCAAGGCGCCCGGGCTGCGACCTGCATGCCAACGCGAGCGGCGCAAAAGTGGCGGGTTCGGAGGACTTCGCGGTCACGGCACCCCCTGCGGCACCTCAAGTCCGCGCGCCCGCCGACTTTCGTCTGCCATCAGGCCGCGCCGCGGCGGAGGAGGACGACCTTGACCGTCTTCAGCATGATGAACAGGTCGAGCGCGAGGGAGGTGTTCTTGATGTAGTACAGGTCGTACTGGAGTTTCTGCAGCGCGTCCTCGACGCTGGCGCCGTACGAGTACGACACCTGCGCCCACCCCGTCACCCCCGGCTTGACGACGTGTCGCTGGCCGTAAAACGGGATGTCCCTCGTCAGCGTCCCGACGAACTCGGGCCGCTCGGGGCGCGGGCCGACGAAGCTCATCTCGCCCACGAGCACGTTCCAGAGCTGCGGCAGTTCGTCCACGCGGGTGAGCCGCATCCACCGGCCCACGCGCGTGACGCGGTCGTCGTCGGGGCGGGCCCAGACGGCCCCCGAGGCGGCCTCCGCATCCACGCGCATCGAACGGAACTTGTGGACGGTGAACACGACGCCGTTCTGGCCGACGCGCTGCTGATGGTAGAAGACAGGGCCGCGCGACGTCGCGCGGATCGCGATGGCCGCGGCCGCCATCAGCGGCAGCGCGAGCAGCAGCCCGAAGAGGGACGCCGCCACGTCGAACGCGCGTTTGAGGTGAAGGACCAGGCGCTTGTTGTGGAAGCCGTCGGCAAACAGGAGCCAGCTCGGACGCAGGTTCTCGACCGCGATCTTTCCGGTGTACTTCTCGTAGAGGGACGCGAGATGATCGAACGCGACGCCGCGCAGCTTCATGTCGAGCAGGCGGTCCATCGGCAGCCTGCCGCGCGCATCCGCGAGGCTGATGACCACCCGATCGACGACCGCGTTCCGCACGATGTCCGGGATGTCGTCGATCGTCCCGATGACGCCGGGGTTGAACAGGCGCGTGCCGACCAGGGCGGGGTCGCTGTCGACGAAGCCGACGATCTCGACGCCCAGCTCGCGCCGCGAGTGCAGTTCCTTCGCCAGGCTGACCGCGGCGGCGCCGGTGCCCACGAGCAGCACCCGCTCGCGCGGGCGGACACGCCCGACGAGCCACTCGAACGCGAGCCGCCATCCCGTGACGGCGGAAATCACGAACGTCACCGCGATCGCGAAGACGCCGCGCCCGATGATCAGATCGGGGAACCAGAAGTACAGCGTCGCCAGCACCAGCGACGTGACGCCCAGCGCCTGCACCGTGCGGACAAACAGCTCCCGCCGATCCGAGATGAGACGCAGGTCGTAGAGGTCCGAGAAGTACAGGCACACCTGGCAGATGAACGCGATCACCAGCCCCTTGGCCAGCGCGTGCTCCTGCAGGATGACGATGCCGGCCCGCGAGCCCGACCGCACGTAGACCGCCAGGACGATCGCCCCGAGAATGAGCGCGGTCTCGAAGACCACGAGCGCGACAACCCGGGGGTTGGGACGCTGCACGTCAGCCTCTCGCGAGTCCGCGGCCGGATTGACTGTGCGCGAGGTAACTGGCGTAGTAGGACGCCCGGGGCGCCGCCTCCGCCGCACGGTTCAGGACGACGCCCACGATCCGCCCGCGCCCCACGGTATCGATGGTGCGGCGGACGAGCGTGTAGGGCGTCGCCGCCGCCTGCACGACGAGCACGATCCCGTCGACCATCGCCGCGAGCAGCGCCGCATCCGTGATGAGCGTCACCGGCGGCGTGTCGATGATCACCCATTCGAACGTCTCCCGCGCTTCGTCGATGACCGTGCGCATGCGGCCCGACGTGAGCGCGCTCATCGGATCGGGGTTCGGGGCGCCGGCCGCGAGCAGGGACAGCATCGGCGAGATCGGCGTGATCGTCAGCTTCTGCTCGGTGTCGCTGTTCAGCCCTTCGCTCAGGCCCGCCACGTTGGGCAGCGCGAACAGCTCGTGCAGCGTCGGCCGGCGCAAGTCGGCGTCGATCAGCAGCACCCGCCGCCGGTAGGACTCACTGAGCGTGAGCGCCAGGTTGGTCGCCGTCAGCGTCTTCCCCTCGCCGGGCTGGGCGCTGGCCACCATCAGGACCCGCGTGCCCTTCTGGGTCTGGGCGTGGTGGAGCGTCGCGCCAAGCCGGCGGAACTGCTCCAGGGAGGCGCTGGGGATCCTGGAGGAGATCACCACCTTGTCGAGGAGCGGGTCGGCAAGGCGGGACAGAAGCTGCCCCGCTCCCGCCTCCAGCGGGGGCGGTGGCGGCGGCGCGACGCGCTCGAAATTCCAGGGCGGCGGCTCGGCGCCGCCGGGAGGCGGCGCGGGCGGGCGGCCCGCGCGGGTCAATGCGTCCTCGATTCGGCTCATGGCAGTCTCAGAAGAAGGTAAAGCGCCGGCGCGTCGTGAAGTGCGCGAACAGTTCCGTCGTCGGCCGGGATTCTCCGGCGGCGACCGCCGCGGGGGCGGACGCCGCGCGCGCGCCCCCTGGAAAATCGAGGTCGCGGCAGACCTCCAGCACGATCTCCTTGCCGACGGGCCGCTGGTCCGCGGCGAACCCGGAGATGAGCGCGCTGTCGCAGATGACGCTGATGGTCCTGGGAATCCCGCGCGAGCGTTCGTACACCGCCATCACCGCCTCGCGTGAGAACACCTGCCCGCTGTCCCCTCCCGCCACCCGGATCCGTGTGGTGATGTACGCCGCGGTCTCGCGCAGGTCGAGGGGTTGCAGGCTGCAGCGCAGCGAGACGCGCTGCTTCAACTGCCGCAGCGAATCGTCGTTCAGGCGCCCGGCAAGTTCCGGCTGGCCGATCAGCACGACGGGCAGGAGCTTCATCGTCGGCGTCTCCATGTTGCTGAGGAGGCGCACTTCCTCGAGCAGCGCGTGCGGCAGGCTCTGCGCCTCGTCGATCAACAGGGCCGAGAGCAGCCCGGCCGCCGCGCGCTCCACCAGCAGCGCCTCGAGCTGCATCAGGAGCCGGACCTTCGACCCGTTGACCGCTGCGGACAACCCGAAGACGCTCGCGAGAAAGCCGTAGAAGTCCTGGCGCGTGAGCGTGGGGTTCGTCAGGTACGCGATGCAGCTCCCTTCGGGCTGCCGCTGAAGCGCCGCCCGCACGATCGTGCTCTTGCCGGTTCCCGCGTCCCCGAGCAGGAGAGAGACGCCCTTGCGCGCGCTCAAGGCGTACTCGACCAGCGTCAGCGCCTCACGGTGACGGGGCGTCAGAAACAGGAACCGGGGGTTCGTCGTCAGATCGAACGGGCGTTCGCGGAGGCCGAAGAACGATTCGTACATCAGGCCCTCTACGGCTGCTGGAGCAAGCGCCACACGAGGGCGCTGCCCGCCACGAGCATGACCACGGCGGTTCCCGATAACAGCGCCAGGCGGCGCCGGCGCAGCCGCCGCTTCTCGCGCGCGGTCCACATCGTCGGGACGACCGCCACGACCGGCAGCCCGAGCACCCTGAGCACGTCGTCTTCGTTGCGGATGCTGTTGTCGCGGTATTCCAGCAGGATCCCGATGCCGAGCCCGAGGCCGATGCCGACCAGTGCCCCAAGAACGTTGAGCAGGGGACGATTCGGCGACGCAGGCCTCTCGGGCAGGCGCGCGGCATCGAGCAGCCGGAACTGCTCGCCGATCTGCCGCCGTTCGAGGTTTGCGGAGATCTTCGCCTCCTCGTTCTTCGACAGGAGCGAGGTGTAGAGATTCTGGAGCGTGTCGTAGTCGCGCGTGAGCGCCACGAGTTCCGCCTCGCGCGTGGGTGAGGCGTCCACGCGGCGCTGGTGCAGCTCAATCAGGCGCCGGAGCCGCAGCTCCTCGGCCGCCTTGCGTTCCAGCTCGCGCTGCAGGCTGTCCGCCTCGGCGCGCAGTTCGGCGGCGCGGTTCCGCTGCACGGCCTCGGCAGGGGTGAGCGCCCGGGCGGGCGTGCCGTCGCCGAGCGGCGCGCGC contains:
- a CDS encoding DUF3473 domain-containing protein, producing MTNAMTVDVEDYFQVSAFDDVVGRHQWDRLESRVCANTDRLLRMFADHRVRATFFVLGWVAERFPALIRRIAAAGHELASHGYSHRLIYAMTPEEFRADVRRSRYAIESAASMPVLGYRAPSYSVTAASLWALDILIEEGFVYDASVFPIHHDRYGLPSAPRHPHTVRRPGGTLLEVPGSTIRCGAVNLPIGGGGYFRMLPYAWTSFGIRRLNLVERKPAVFYVHPWEIDPAQPRFAAPWLSRLRHYRNLHRTESRLRRLLAEFRFDTVSAAVGLAAVRAGAA
- a CDS encoding CpsD/CapB family tyrosine-protein kinase, which translates into the protein MSRIEDALTRAGRPPAPPPGGAEPPPWNFERVAPPPPPPLEAGAGQLLSRLADPLLDKVVISSRIPSASLEQFRRLGATLHHAQTQKGTRVLMVASAQPGEGKTLTATNLALTLSESYRRRVLLIDADLRRPTLHELFALPNVAGLSEGLNSDTEQKLTITPISPMLSLLAAGAPNPDPMSALTSGRMRTVIDEARETFEWVIIDTPPVTLITDAALLAAMVDGIVLVVQAAATPYTLVRRTIDTVGRGRIVGVVLNRAAEAAPRASYYASYLAHSQSGRGLARG
- a CDS encoding TIGR03013 family PEP-CTERM/XrtA system glycosyltransferase, producing MQRPNPRVVALVVFETALILGAIVLAVYVRSGSRAGIVILQEHALAKGLVIAFICQVCLYFSDLYDLRLISDRRELFVRTVQALGVTSLVLATLYFWFPDLIIGRGVFAIAVTFVISAVTGWRLAFEWLVGRVRPRERVLLVGTGAAAVSLAKELHSRRELGVEIVGFVDSDPALVGTRLFNPGVIGTIDDIPDIVRNAVVDRVVISLADARGRLPMDRLLDMKLRGVAFDHLASLYEKYTGKIAVENLRPSWLLFADGFHNKRLVLHLKRAFDVAASLFGLLLALPLMAAAAIAIRATSRGPVFYHQQRVGQNGVVFTVHKFRSMRVDAEAASGAVWARPDDDRVTRVGRWMRLTRVDELPQLWNVLVGEMSFVGPRPERPEFVGTLTRDIPFYGQRHVVKPGVTGWAQVSYSYGASVEDALQKLQYDLYYIKNTSLALDLFIMLKTVKVVLLRRGAA
- a CDS encoding AAA family ATPase, whose product is MYESFFGLRERPFDLTTNPRFLFLTPRHREALTLVEYALSARKGVSLLLGDAGTGKSTIVRAALQRQPEGSCIAYLTNPTLTRQDFYGFLASVFGLSAAVNGSKVRLLMQLEALLVERAAAGLLSALLIDEAQSLPHALLEEVRLLSNMETPTMKLLPVVLIGQPELAGRLNDDSLRQLKQRVSLRCSLQPLDLRETAAYITTRIRVAGGDSGQVFSREAVMAVYERSRGIPRTISVICDSALISGFAADQRPVGKEIVLEVCRDLDFPGGARAASAPAAVAAGESRPTTELFAHFTTRRRFTFF